In Bogoriella caseilytica, the genomic window CCCTCAGGTGGAGGTATCGAGCTCGAGGAGCGTGGCGACGTCGACACCGTTTCCGAGGCCGACGAGGGTGCGGCGGGCGCGCCATGAAGACCGGCGTGCTCCTCGCCCTGCCGGAGAAGCTCGAGGTGGCGCTGATCCGCCAGCTCAGTGCACCGGGCTCCTCTGCCGAGGTGGTGCGCCGCTGCGCGGACATTCCCGAAGTGCTCGCCGCAGCCGGCGCCGGAATCGCCACCCTGGCCGTGATCCGCGATGAGCTGGCCGACCGCCAGCTGGTCGCTCAGTTGCGTGACCTCGGATGCCGCACCCTCGTGGTGGCTGCCGACCCTCCCGCTCTCACGCGCAGCAGCGCCCTGGGGGCCGCAGCAGCCGAACCGGCCGGATCTGCCACCGCTCTGGCTGAGACCATTGAGCGGCTCGCCGGCCCGGAAGGTGAGCAGGGTGCTGAGTTGCCAGCAGAACCGCCGGCCCTGGTTGCGGGTGAGGACGAGACACTCGTGGCTGAGGAACCCGGGAGTGTCAGCGGGCGGGTGATTGCGGTGTGGGGTCCTCCGGGCGCTCCGGGGCGCACGAGTGTGGCCGTGAACCTGGCGCACGCGCTGGCCGATATCGGGGAAAGCGCTGCACCGGTGATCCTGGCCGACGCCGACACCCAAGCACCATCGGTGGCGCAGACCCTCGGCATTCTCGCCGACTCCTCCGCCATCGCGGCCGTGTCCCGCCTGGCCGGCACGGGGCGGCTGGAGCCACAGAGCCTCCTGCGTGCCTGTCCCAGCCTGGGGGAGCGGCTCCATGTCATGACGGGACTGACTCGCGCGGCGCGATGGCGAGAGCTGCCCGCCGCCGCACTGGACACGGTGTGGGAGGTCGCCCGCGCGGCTGCGGCCTGGACCGTGATCGACATCGGATCCGCCCTGGATGAGCCGGACGAGGGGATGCCCAGCTACGGAGGCAAGCGCCACGAGGCCACGATGTCGGCGCTCGAAGGAGCCGACACCGTGGTGATCGTGGGCGCAGGCGACCCGACCGGGGTGAGACGACTGGTCGCCGCCCTGGCAGAGGCCGAAGACGCCGGGCTGGCCTTCGACGAGCGGGTGGTGGTGGTCAACCGGGTCCGTGCGAGTGCCAGTGGCGGCCCGCCGAAACGCACCGTGCACGAGGCGCTGGCACGTTTCGCCGGCGTGGAGGACGCGATCCTGGTCCCCGAGGACGGGCCCGTTTACGACAGAGCGATGCTCGAAGGGCGCGCACTGAGCGAGGTGGCGCCGGACTCCGCGGCCTGGCAGGGGATCGAACTCCTGGCCGCACGGCTTGCCGGCGAGCGGAGGCGCCGACGTCGTCGGCGCGGCCTTCTGGCTCGCGCCCAGCCGTGACATCGGGAGGAGTCGTCCCGCGCGTGGCCGCGTCGCGCCAGATGCTGCGCTCCACGCCTGGCGGCTGACAGACTGGCGGCATGCGCGTCTACCTCCCGGCCATCGCAGCCGATCTCGCCAGCGATCACCTGACGCCTCGCCTGGCGCACTCGGTCACCGACGATCTGGCCCGGGCCCTGCCCGAGGAGGACGAGGAAGGCCTGGAGCTGACCGCCACGCTGGCCGCAGCCGATGATTCGGTGCGCCTGCTCGCTCGCGCCGAGAACGAGCCGCCGCGACGCCTGGTGATCGCTGCTGATCTGCCGGCCGCGGTCTGCCAGCGCGCCGAAGGCCCCGACCATCTCGAGACGGCCGTGGAGGTGCAGGTGCCGGTCGCCTGGAACCTGGTGGTGGCGATTCTGCTCGACGCACCGGAGGCCGAGGCTGACGTCACCGCGGCGATCACCGGGGACGAGGCCGCTCTGGACCGGGCAGCGGAGCACGACCTGCTGTGGTTCGACGTCAGCGAGCGCGCCGCGCTGCTCGCCGAACTCCGTTCCTAGCAGTCGCCCGAGACCACCTCAACCCGTGAGGTCCAGCGTGGAGGAGCCGTCTGGCTTCCGCCGGATGGTCACCCGATCAGGAATCCGGCTCTTCATCTCGCTCACATGCGAGATCACCCCCACCGTCCGGCCGTTCTCGCGCAACGAATGCAGGACGCTCATGACCGAGTCGAGAGTGTCCGGGTCCAGAGAACCGAAGCCCTCGTCGATGAACAGCGTGCCCAGCTCCACACCACCGCGCTCCTTGAGCACCACGGTCGCCAGCCCCAACGCGAGGCAGAGGGAGACATAGAAGGTCTCTCCGCCGGAGAGGGTGCGCGGGTTACGCGCCTCATCGGTGCGGTAATCCATGATCTGCAGGCCCAGCCCGGTGCGGCGGGTGCGCTGCCCCCCTTCTCGCTCATCGATCCGCTCCAGTGCGTAGCGGCCGGCAGAGATGGCGCGCAACTGCTCGTTCGCCTCGGCAACCACATCCTCGAAGCGATGCAGCAGGACGTAGGTGGCCAGCGTGAGACCGCGGAGGTTCCCCTCCCCGGCCGTGGCGAGGGCGGCCACCCGGCGCACCGGCCCGGCCTCCCGCTCGGCGCGCCGGAACTCCGTGAGGGCTGAGACCAATCGGTCCGCCGTCTCATGCACCTGGCGGCAGCGCTCGGCCGCGAGTTGGGCCTGCCCGGAGCCTTCATCGGCCGCAGCCAGCGCGGCGGTATGAGCGCGGCCCGCCGCCTCGACATCCGGTTCGGGAGCCTCGGCGACGGCCTGGATCTCCGGGTCGGCCAGACCTTGCTCGATGCGCCGCACCTCGCTGTGGTGCTCACCGATCGCAGTCTCGAGGGCCGCGATCTGCGGCTCGGGCAGCTGCGCGGCTGCGGCGGCGTTGGCGTCGTCGAACCCCTCCTCGTTCAGGCGCTCGGCCAACTCCCACTCGGCCTGGCGCAGCTCGGTCCGCGCCACCGACTCGCGATCCAGGGTGCGGAGATAGCGTCGCAGGGCCTGGGAGCTGTCGTGCAAGGCGGCGAGTCGCTCGGCGACGGATCCATACCCTTCCCGCGCCGCACGACAGGTGGCCTCGTCCTGTTCCAGCTGCGCTGCCTGAGCACTGACGCGTGCGCGCAGCGCGCCCAGGGCAGACTCCGCGCTGCTGAGTTCGGTGCGCAGCGCAGCCGTGCCCTCGTCGTGCTTCTCCAGCGTCCGCTCAGCGGCGCGACGTTCCGCCTCGCGCTGCTGTGCCCCGGTCAGCTCGTCGCGGGCGGCGACCACGCGCTGCTCGGCGTCCGTGCTGGACTGCCCTGCCGAACGTTCGTGCAGGCTGGCGTAGGTGGCCCGGCGCTCGGCGAGTAGCGCAGCGGCCGCGCTGTGTGCCTCCCTGGCCCGGCGCGCCGTGGCCTCGGCGAGGTCGATCTCCTCTTCGCCGGGATGTTCGGCGGTCAGCTGCGCAGGCTCAGGATGCTCGCGGGAGCCGCAGACGGCGCAGGGCTGACCGCTTTCCAGCTCCTGTGCGAGCTCACCCGCCATGCCGGTGAGGCGTCGCTGATGCACAGCGGCCACGGCTGCCGCAGCCGTCCGGTCCGCCTCCGCGCACGCCGTGGCAGCCTCGTGGGCAGTCGTCATCGCCCGAGCGGCCTCTTCGGCCTGCTCGACGAGCTGCAGGGTCTCCCGGGCGTCGGCCAGCGCCGCCTCTGCGCGTTCGACCGCGACGGGTGCGCCGGCCAGCTTGCGCCACTGATCGTGGAGCTGGTCGCGCTGGGCGGGCCGCTGGTCGAGGCGCTCTGCGAGTGTGCGCTGCTGTCGCTCGGCCGTGTCCAGCTCGTCGCGCAGCACGGTGAGCGCAGCGCGGCGTTCCGGGATCCCGGCCTCGAGCTGTGCCGGGGCCTCGAGTCCGCCACCGTGGGCGAGGAGGTCGTCAAGGCGCTGGTGGAGTGCTTCATGGTCGGCCTCCACGTCGATGCCGTGGCTGGCCGCCGCCTCCCGGTTCTGCGCCAGCTGGCGCGCCTCCTCCTGCTGGCGGACGCGGCGCTGTGCGTGGGCTTCCGACGCGGGGGCCACCCGCGCGGCGCGGCGCGCCACGTCGAGGCGCTCACGGTCCTGGGCGATGTCGGCGCTGCGCTGCTCGACCGTCTTCTGATCGGCCAGGAGCGCCTCGCGCCGTCGCAACCGGTCGGCGAGCGCGCGGGCGGCGTCGAATGCGGTACGCGCCTGTTCCTCGGCCGCGCGAGCGCTGTGGTGCGCGGCGGCGGCCTCCTCGCTGCGCTGGGACCAGGTGGCGCGGGCCTCCTTGGCCAACCGGAGGAGATCGTCGTGTTCCGGCGTCTCGGCCGCGTGGCGCAGGGCAGCACGGGGATCCTCCGGTGCGGGTGTGGCCCTCTCCGCCGCTAAGTGTTCTGCCGAACCCGGGTCGATGACCGCCTGGCCGTGCGAGCCAGAACCCGGCTCTGTCTCCTCGTAGGCGCAGCGGGCGAACTCCTCCGCCACGGTACGTACCTGACGTGCAGCCTCGTCCACGGCCTTGCCGGCCGTGCCGGCCTGTTCACGCAGGAGTTCTTGGAGCTCCTGATAGACGGCCGTTCCGAAGATCTCCTGGAGTACGGAGCGGCGGTCCTCGGGGCGAGCGTGGAGGAAGTCGGCGAAGCGCCCCTGCGGCAGCACCACCGTCTGGGTGAACTGTTCGCGGGACAGTGGCAGGATTCGATCGATCTCGATGCCCGTTTCCTGCACGTTGGAGCTGACGGGCTCGCCGAGTTCGTCCGGGTCGCTCTTCCCGGGACCGGCAGGGCCACTCCTCGCGGCGGTTGCGCGGGCGGCCTCCGGTGAGGGGAGCCGCCACAGCTTGGCTCGCGCGTTCTGCATAGTGGTGCCAGTGCCGCGAGACTTCGGGCGCTCGTGTTTGGGAGAGCGGAAGACCCGGAACGTGCCTTCGTGGCAGCTGAACACCAACTCCACTTCAGGGGCGACACCTGGGGCTGCGTGATGGGAGTGCAGCCGCTCGGGTGCCCCGTCACCGGCGGGTTGCCCGTAGAGCGCGAAGACGATCGCATCGATGATGGTGGACTTGCCGGCACCAGTAGGGCCCTCGAGCAGGAAGAGACCGGAGGCGCCGAGGGCCTCGAGGTCGATCTCGTGGCTGCCGGGGAAGGGCCCGATGGCCTGCAGGCGCAGGTGATGGAGGCGCATCAGGCGCTCCGCTGCCGGAGCTGCTCGTAGACCTCACGGACGACCGCGAGTTCTTCCTCCGCAGCCGGGCGACCGCCGACGGCCGCCAGGAATTCTCCGGCCACCTCGTCCGGGCTTGCCTGGCGCGCGATCTCGACGGCGGCCCGCGAGATCTCCACCCCCTCGGGTTCGTGGAGCGGCCCCACCAGGAGGTGCGGGAAGCGCTTCTTCAGTGTGGAGTACAGCCCTTCGGGGCGGACCGGATCGGTCACGATCGCCTTGATCCAGTCGTCGGTTCGGTCGTCGTGCTCGGCGGAGAGGAGCTCGGCCAGGGTGCCGCGCAGTTCCGAGAGCGGGCGCAGTACGGGAGTCTCGATGAGCTCCACCCGCTCGACCCCTCCCGAGCCTAGCTCGATCAGGGCGGAGGACTTCACATGGTGGCGCTCGGAGAAGGAGAAAGCCAGCGGGCTGCCTGAGTAACGCATCAAGGGTTCGTCAGCATGCCGGCCGAGCTGCTGGGGGCCATGGAGGTGGCCCAGCGCCGCGTAGTCCAGCCCGGCTCCAGCGAAGACTCCCGAGGGAACGGAGTCCACGCCCCCCACCCGGATGTCGCGTTCGGAGTCGCTCGCTGCGCCACCGGTGACGAAGGCGTGTGCCATCGCCACCGCGGGCCGGCGCTTGCTGGTCGGTGCCCGGCGCGCGGACAGATCCGCCCGCACCCTGCGCATCGCCGCAGCGGTGACCGCCTCGTGCGAACGGGCGGGCATCACGTTGTCCTCGTCCGTGAGCTCGCCACGGCACATGTCTGGATCGAGATAGGGCAGCGCGTACACATAGGCGCCCAGATCGCCCTGGGCATCGGGAAGCTCGACCGGTTCGCCGATGTCTGCGACCCGGGCCCGCAGGGCCACGCGATCGCGATAGAGGTGCGCCCCGAAGCCCAGCCGCGTCGCCGAGTCGTGGTTGCCTGGCGTCACTACCACCCGGGTCAGCGCGGTCAGGCGCGCCAGGGCATCCGAGAGCAGTTCGACGGATTCCACCGGCGGGATGGCACGGTCGTAGACGTCCCCCGCCACGAGCACGGCGTCCACGGACTCTTCGCGCACGACCTCCAGGAGGTGGTCGAGGAAGGTCTCGTGCCCCGTTGCCAGACTCGCTCCGTGCAGGGTGCGCCCCAGATGCCAGTCCGAGGTGTGCAAGATGCGCATGATCGGACCGTACCGGCCAGCACGGACACCGGCCGGGATCGCCAGGAGGCCGGTGGCGCGAGATCGGACCGGAGGCCGGTCTTGACCGGACAATGCGTCAGCCCTATCCTCCGTGTGAGGAACACCACGAGGTGAACATCGATGGGGGACGAAGGGAGATCTCCCGTGACCGCACGCCGTTCTCAGGGTGCTCGGGTCACCGTCCTGTTGACCTCCTCGGTGCTGGCCGCGGCGCTCCTGCTCACTGCCTGCTCGGCAGAGGCACCGCCTGCCGAGGCCGAGCCGTCGCCGGAGCCGACGGGTACGCCTCACGTCGAGCCCGTAGCTGAGGAATCGGATGAACCCGAAGAAGACGACACGGAAGAGCCGGAGGAACCCGGGCTCACCATTCGCGACGTCGATCTCGCCGCACTGGAGTGGCGCGAGGCTGTCACCGAGGAGTATCTGACTCCTGTCGAGGGGCATGAGCACCGCACGCTCGAGGTCACCGACGCTGTCTACGCCGATGTCGACGGCGATGGCCACGAGGACGCCCTGGCCGCGATCGTCATCTCCGAGCAGCAGTGGTACGAGGAGATCTACTACATCTGGACCTGGGATCCCGACGAGCAGGTCGCCGTTCAGGTCGAGAGCCCGATCGCGCGCATGGCCCGGTGCGGGGATACCGTCCTCGAGATCGCCGCGGAGGAGGACGCTTTCGTCATCACCGAAGCGCTGCGCTATCAGGACGGTCCGCAGCCGGACTGCGCGAGCGACGGGCCGGTGGAGATCACCCGGCAGGTCCGTCTGGAGGAGAACTGGCCGGTGCTCACCGGCGAGCTCGAGGGCGACGGGGGCATCTGCCCTCAGCGCCTGGGAACCGACGACGGCTGGCCGGTGGAGGACTTCGACCTGCACCCGGGGCCGTGGCAAAGCATGACCCCGCTCCGCGATCCCGCTCCGGCGATCTTCGCCGAGGTGGACGTCTGGAGTCACCTGTGGCTCTACCGGGAGAACTGGATGCTCGTCCACGTCGGCTATGACACGGCACCAGGGGAGGAGAAGCCCGGCGGGGACTACACGCCCTGCGCATGGATCTTCTTGGAGGAAGACACCCGGCCTATCCCACACGACCCCTACCTTCCGGAAGGCTGAGCCCGCACGCCTGCTCGCCATGCCCCGAGCGCGAAGGCGGCGCGTGGCTCAGTCGCGCTGGTCGCTCAGAGCGGCGAGCGTGCTCGCGTGCAGGAGCCCGTTGGTAGCCACGGCGTCACCACTGAACGGGCCGTCCTGGCCATCGAGGCCGGTGAACCGACCCCCCGCTTCGATGACGATCGGCACCAGGGCGGCCATGTCGTACAGCGCGAGTTCCGGTTCGCAGGCCACGTCCACCGCGCCCTCGGCCACCAGCATGTACGACCAGAAGTCACCGTAGGCGCGGGTGCGCCAGCAGCGCTCGGCGAGGGACAGGAAGGAGCGCAGCGAGCCGCGCTCGGCCCACCCGCCCA contains:
- a CDS encoding AAA family ATPase — encoded protein: MKTGVLLALPEKLEVALIRQLSAPGSSAEVVRRCADIPEVLAAAGAGIATLAVIRDELADRQLVAQLRDLGCRTLVVAADPPALTRSSALGAAAAEPAGSATALAETIERLAGPEGEQGAELPAEPPALVAGEDETLVAEEPGSVSGRVIAVWGPPGAPGRTSVAVNLAHALADIGESAAPVILADADTQAPSVAQTLGILADSSAIAAVSRLAGTGRLEPQSLLRACPSLGERLHVMTGLTRAARWRELPAAALDTVWEVARAAAAWTVIDIGSALDEPDEGMPSYGGKRHEATMSALEGADTVVIVGAGDPTGVRRLVAALAEAEDAGLAFDERVVVVNRVRASASGGPPKRTVHEALARFAGVEDAILVPEDGPVYDRAMLEGRALSEVAPDSAAWQGIELLAARLAGERRRRRRRRGLLARAQP
- a CDS encoding DUF6912 family protein: MRVYLPAIAADLASDHLTPRLAHSVTDDLARALPEEDEEGLELTATLAAADDSVRLLARAENEPPRRLVIAADLPAAVCQRAEGPDHLETAVEVQVPVAWNLVVAILLDAPEAEADVTAAITGDEAALDRAAEHDLLWFDVSERAALLAELRS
- a CDS encoding AAA family ATPase encodes the protein MRLHHLRLQAIGPFPGSHEIDLEALGASGLFLLEGPTGAGKSTIIDAIVFALYGQPAGDGAPERLHSHHAAPGVAPEVELVFSCHEGTFRVFRSPKHERPKSRGTGTTMQNARAKLWRLPSPEAARATAARSGPAGPGKSDPDELGEPVSSNVQETGIEIDRILPLSREQFTQTVVLPQGRFADFLHARPEDRRSVLQEIFGTAVYQELQELLREQAGTAGKAVDEAARQVRTVAEEFARCAYEETEPGSGSHGQAVIDPGSAEHLAAERATPAPEDPRAALRHAAETPEHDDLLRLAKEARATWSQRSEEAAAAHHSARAAEEQARTAFDAARALADRLRRREALLADQKTVEQRSADIAQDRERLDVARRAARVAPASEAHAQRRVRQQEEARQLAQNREAAASHGIDVEADHEALHQRLDDLLAHGGGLEAPAQLEAGIPERRAALTVLRDELDTAERQQRTLAERLDQRPAQRDQLHDQWRKLAGAPVAVERAEAALADARETLQLVEQAEEAARAMTTAHEAATACAEADRTAAAAVAAVHQRRLTGMAGELAQELESGQPCAVCGSREHPEPAQLTAEHPGEEEIDLAEATARRAREAHSAAAALLAERRATYASLHERSAGQSSTDAEQRVVAARDELTGAQQREAERRAAERTLEKHDEGTAALRTELSSAESALGALRARVSAQAAQLEQDEATCRAAREGYGSVAERLAALHDSSQALRRYLRTLDRESVARTELRQAEWELAERLNEEGFDDANAAAAAQLPEPQIAALETAIGEHHSEVRRIEQGLADPEIQAVAEAPEPDVEAAGRAHTAALAAADEGSGQAQLAAERCRQVHETADRLVSALTEFRRAEREAGPVRRVAALATAGEGNLRGLTLATYVLLHRFEDVVAEANEQLRAISAGRYALERIDEREGGQRTRRTGLGLQIMDYRTDEARNPRTLSGGETFYVSLCLALGLATVVLKERGGVELGTLFIDEGFGSLDPDTLDSVMSVLHSLRENGRTVGVISHVSEMKSRIPDRVTIRRKPDGSSTLDLTG
- a CDS encoding exonuclease SbcCD subunit D — translated: MRILHTSDWHLGRTLHGASLATGHETFLDHLLEVVREESVDAVLVAGDVYDRAIPPVESVELLSDALARLTALTRVVVTPGNHDSATRLGFGAHLYRDRVALRARVADIGEPVELPDAQGDLGAYVYALPYLDPDMCRGELTDEDNVMPARSHEAVTAAAMRRVRADLSARRAPTSKRRPAVAMAHAFVTGGAASDSERDIRVGGVDSVPSGVFAGAGLDYAALGHLHGPQQLGRHADEPLMRYSGSPLAFSFSERHHVKSSALIELGSGGVERVELIETPVLRPLSELRGTLAELLSAEHDDRTDDWIKAIVTDPVRPEGLYSTLKKRFPHLLVGPLHEPEGVEISRAAVEIARQASPDEVAGEFLAAVGGRPAAEEELAVVREVYEQLRQRSA